In Symphalangus syndactylus isolate Jambi chromosome 15, NHGRI_mSymSyn1-v2.1_pri, whole genome shotgun sequence, the following are encoded in one genomic region:
- the LOC129463449 gene encoding phosphatidylinositol 3,4,5-trisphosphate 3-phosphatase TPTE2 isoform X3, giving the protein MVCAFLIASEIFLTAEESLYYFGERRTDKTHSSKFQGVETPSQNRYVGYFAQVKHLYNWNLPPRRILFIKRFIIYSFCGDVCDLKFQIVMEKKVVFSSTSLGNCSILHDIETAGILINVYDSPPLYDDVKVQFFSSNLPKYYDNCSFFFWFNTSFIQNNRLYLPRNELDNPHKQKAWKIYLPEFAVEILFGEK; this is encoded by the exons ATGGTTTGCGCTTTCCTTATTgcctctgaaatatttttaactgcAGAG GAAAGCCTGTATTATTTTGGAGAAAGGCGAACAGATAAAACCCACAGCAGTAAATTTCAGGGAGTAGAAACTCCTTCTCaa AATAGATATGTTGGATATTTTGCACAAGTGAAACATCTCTACAACTGGAATCTCCCTCCAAGACGGATACTCTTTATAAAAAGattcattatttattctttttgtg GTGATGTATGTGATCTAAAATTCCAAATAGTAATGGAGAAAAAGGTTGTCTTTTCCAGTACTTCATTAGGAAATTGTTCG ATACTGCATGACATTGAAACAGCCGGCATATTAATTAATGTATATGACAGTCCACCTCTGTATGATGATGTGAAAGTGCAATTTTTCTCTTCG aatcttCCTAAATACTATGacaattgttcatttttcttctggttCAACACATCTTTTATTCAAAATAACAG gCTTTATCTACCAAGAAATGAATTGGATAATCCACATAAACAAAAAGCATGGAAAATTTATCTGCCAGAATTTGCGGTGGAGATACTTTTTGGTGAGAAATGA